CGGATGCGAATTTTGGTCACGACCCCATCGGTGGTGCCCACGGTAACAATATCACCAACCCGGATTGGGCGCTCAAACAGGATAATCAGGCCGCAGATAAAATTGGCGATAATCTCCTGCAGCCCAAAACCGATGCCCACACCCAGGGCCGCCACCAGCCACTGCAGGCTTGACCAGCGAATGCCCAGAGTGTTTAAAGCAATCACCGCGCCTACAGCGGTTAGCGTGTAGCGACTGATCGCAGCGTAGGCATAGCGGGCACCTGGATCCAGAGGCAGTCGGTTCAACAGAATCATTTCCAGCAACCCCGGCAGATTGCGAACAGCGATTATCGTGATCGTAATGATAATGACACCAACAACAACGTCGGCCAATGTAATTGCCTGCAGCTGGCTGACGCCGTCAATTACAGTGGTGTAGCTCCAGAGAGTAACATTTTGTAAAATTCCCAGCGCCGGGAAAACCGGTGCCCAGATGTTCCAAAGGCCCGCAACAGCCAGAATGAAAATGACTGTTTTGATTAACGCCCGGGTTTGATCATCAATCGTACCCATGTCGATGGTGGATTGCATTAACGGTGACGGTTCAGCGTCGGTCGTTGCAGTCGTGGAATCAGAATCTTGGCCTGAAGATTTTTCCTTTAGCAGCTGTTGAGCCAAGCGCGCTTTTTTCAGTGCAATTTGCCGTCGGGTCAGCATCAGCAGCCTGAGCACCAGTGCGTTGAAAACAACCAGACCAAAGGCCAGAGCAGCGGTTAGACGTATGAGATGATGTATTTCAAGCGCAGAGTAATAGTATCCCTGAACGGCAAGATAAATCGTCACCACCGGTACAGCAATCATCAACGGATACCAGACATAACGCAATCGGGTCAGCCAGTTTTTGGGATATTTCTGAATCAGCAGCGAGGTGATCCCCCCCTTGAAGCGTAGAATCCGGGCAAAAAATATGGCTGTGGCAGCAGATATGAAAACCAGAGCAATTTTGGCAAGCACATCTCCAGATTCAATTTCCGGAATCTCCGCCATACCAGCTACAATAAAGCTAAACCCGACGATGATCGGAATAGACCAATTCAAATTCTGTCTTAGGGTTTTGCGAACAGACTCATTCCAGCGAAAGTGCACCTGGGCCAGACCATCTTTGCGACAAATATGGTAGGCCAATCCCAAGACAAACAATGATTTCGCGGCCTCTAACAGACCGCCGGCCGCCCCTCGGGTATGGGGCTGGGTTTGCGCCAGTTTGGTTATCACGAATGCCGGAAACGCCATGATGAAAGGCCAGACAGTGGCCAGCAGCACGGTCAGCCATAGTACTTTGAGCGTCAGGGAGATCGAATCCTGTAAAGGGTGCTGCTGCACACTTGCGTTAATTTCGCTTATTTTTCCGACTTCCCGCTGCCTGGCCAACACCAGAACCAGCGCGATGATGATTCCGATCGACCATAAAAACCAGTGACGCTGCAGCGAACGCCTTAAATCCTGCCAGTTTTGACGCCAGCCATCGGGCCCAAAAAACCACCCGATAGCATTTTTTACATTAAGCAGATCATTTGGGCTTAATGATTTGGAGCTGCGAATCCAGAGCAGATGGCGGTCGAGAAATTCACCAAAATTTTTAGTGGTGACAACGATGGTCTGGGTGGTAAACTCAATATCCTGCAAAAGCCTGAAGATCCGATTGTAGCCGGATTTCAATTTTTCGAGGATCTCGACGCGATTGGCGATCAATTCCTGAATTTTCAGATCAAAGGATTGGCGATCAACATCCGAAAGAAAACTGACCGAACCCACCAGACGTTGAACCAGCGCTGTGGGGGATGAAAATTCACGCAACATTTCATCCAAGTCAATCAGTTTTTCACTGATTTCACTCATTCTGCTCTCACGGGCCTCAACATCCGCAATATACAGATCGGCTGAAGGCAGGTTTAAACGTTTTTTGCGCATCGCCAGTCCCATGGTCTCGCTGAGCTGGGTCAACTCAAATCTTTTTTTAATTGTAGCAAGATCGGTTTCCAGCGCATTTAAGCGGGCTTGATAATCTTCATACCTTTGGATAAGAGTGGCCTCTTCCCGGGTGATCTCTTCCAACTCAGTACTCAGCTCAATATTGAGATCAAACTGATCCTGGATCATTTTGGGCAGCGTTTGTGTCAGGCCCATGGCATCCTGAGCATCTTGTCGCGACTGAGCGGCTTCCTGCTGACGACGTTGTTGAACTTCGGCCTGCCATACGCTCAACAGTGTCGAGCGGCTTTGCACTGCTTTCTGGGCGACGTCGATTTCCATACCAAACAGCTCGACCAGCAAATTGTGGCTTTGCTTTCGCAGCTCGTTAAATTCGCTCTCGGCTCTTAATTTTTCACGCTCAGACCGAAGGCTGAGCATTCTGGTATAGTTGCCAATATCGTCTTCGGCAACATCGTTTAGAGTCGTCAGATCTGCCTGAAGCTCATTGAGACGCCTGGTAGCATCCACCATTTTTTCAGATGCTTGATTGATGGTATTTTTTTCGGCTGTTAAACGGTCGTTCAATTCTTGCAGCTTGCCTTTCTCTTTGGCCAGATCGGCTTCCTCCAGGTTGCGCTTTTGTTCAAGAGCCGCAGTGTCCATTTGCTGCGCTTTATTTTTTATCTGTTCAATGGTTGGGAGCGGCTTTCTCAACTCTTGGCGTAAAATTTTCAAGCGTCCGGGGGCTGTCTTTATCTGCTGAGACAGGTTCTGTGCTTTGGTGTTAAATCCGTCGGCCAATTTAAGATCCGCCATCGCATTATCAAGAAACTTAAGGCTTTCGGCCTTAAGCGTCGCATCGATATCTGTCATTTTGTCAATGGCTGCCCGCCGGTTTTTGAGCGCATCGATGGTTAGGCTTTTGGATGTAGCGGTCGCTACTGTGGCAGGTGTACTTTGTTGGGCCTGAATTTCCGCCAATACTAGCAGTAGCCCAATTGAAATGAACGTCACTAGAAAGCTGATTTTTGTAAGATTGTGCTGCATATCTCTCCTCCGAGCGTTGATAAGGCAATGCTTGTGCGTGGTAGGTTTGTTGAGGGGGACTTTCGCAAGCCAAAAAACAATATTCACAATCCCGTTTGATGTCAAACAAATTGCCTTGGCTTAACTGGATGAAGAAACAAACAAGGCAGGATCGTTTGGACCCTGCCTTGTTTTAGTCATCAATATGCTAATCCATAATTCTAAATATTGAAATTTAAAGGTGAGCAATGCTACGGTCAACGCTCATCCCGTGTATTTTACCGTCACCTCTTAATTCTGTTTCCCATCCAGCCAATACGGATTAATCAGATCTTCAAAAATGGTCATGGCGGCTTCAGCGCCCTGACCTGATGCGGTGACGATCTGCTTGTAACCGCCTTCCACGTCTCCGGCTGAATATATGCCCGGAATAGAGGTGCGGTGTTTGCCGTCCTGCTGGATATAGCCGTCCTCATTTATTTTGAGACCAAACGTTTCGGCCAGTTCCACCGCCGGCTCATAGCCGATGGCGATAAAGACGCCGTCGGTTTTAAATTCGGTTTTTTCATCGGTTTTGTTGTTGACCAGCAGCACTTCGCTGACCCGCTCTTCGCCGCGAATTTCTTTGACCTCGGTGTCCCACAGCACAGGGATATTGTTGTCAAATAATTGTTGGGCCAAAAATTCCTGTGCGCGCAGCTTGTCACGCCGATGGATCAGGGTAACATCGATACCCATGTGGAAAAGGTGCAAGGCTTCAGTCACAGCACTGTTGCCGCCGCCCACCATGACTACCTTTTTGTTTTTAAACAGCGGCCCGTCGCAGGTACTGCAATAGCTGACCCCCCTGCCGGCCAAGCGCTTTTCGCCGCGAATGTTCAAATGCCGATGACTGGCTCCGGTGGCCAATAGAACCGTTTTGGTATTAAATTGCCGACGGTTGGTTTTGACGCTAAATGGCGGACCGGACTTTATTTCCACCACCGCTTCTCCCTGAAAAATCTGAACATATTGCAGGGCATGGCTGACCATGATATCCACCAGTGATTTGCCGCCCACCGACGTAAAACCGGGGTAGTTTTCAACAATAGGGGTGGTGGCGACCTGCCCGCCGAGCGCGTCGCGCTCGACAATGGCCGTGCGCAAACCACTGCGAACCGCATAAATACCGGCAGTCAATCCGGCCGGCCCGCCGCCGACTATTAACAAATCGGTTTCAACCAGCTCGGCATCACTGTCGGGGATAAATATGGTCTGAGCCTCTAATTTTTCCAGCGACAGGATAAACACTTCTTCCGGTTGAGCGCCCTGACCGATCAAAACATCGTTGGCATATGCCTGGGGAACACTCTGAGCCGAATACTGATCGGCCAGCTCCGGTTCGCTCTGGATATCGATAATCTCCACAGAAATCTTATCCGGCATCTCAATTGCAGCCTTGACCGCGTTAATGGCCTGCTGGGGGCAGTACGGGCAGGTTGGGCTGACAAAAATTTTGATATGTCTGTCCGCATCAATTTTATTTAAAACTTTTAAGGCTTGATCGCTCAGCTGGCTCTGTCCCAGACCAATAAGAATCAATATCTCCAAAAAGGTGCGGGCCTCTTCACCCATGGGCGCCCCGAGCCAATGGATGGCAAATTTTTCCGGCGCGATCACCAGCGTAGGGGAGTGGGTCACATTCCATTTTTTGGCCAGCTCGTGATCCATATCATGCTCGCGCAGGGTGATTTTGTCGGTCAGCTGCCGGAAGGCGCGTATCACCTCGCGGTTGGCATGCGTAAAAACATCTTCATGCCCCTTGGCGGTGAACAGGTACAACGGTATGTCATTGGGCAACTGATCAAATGTTGCTTTCAGCTGCTGCAGATAGGCCTGACTGGCCATCTCGCTTTGTCTGGGATCCATTTGAGAGGTATCTTGCATCTTCTGTCCTTCCTTTTTGCGTTGAAACACTTAAGATAGTGTTTTATCAAAATAATGGAAATAATATGTTAAGTCTATCAAATGCATGTGTCAACCGGGTTTAACCGTTGTTGAGACAGGAGGTTTGCGATGTAAAATCCGTTAATTGTCGGTGTTATGGGAGGCGGCAGTGTCGATCACGAGACAGGTCAAAGCGCCTATCAGCTAGGAAGCTTGATTGCTGCCCGGGGATGGATTCTTTTAAATGGAGGCCGCGATGCCGGCGTCATGGCAGCCTCTGCCAAAGGCGCCAGAGAAAACGGCGGTGTGACCGTCGGCATTTTACCCGATGAAACCACCCGGGGGGCCTCACCGTTTATTCAAATTCCCATTTTGACGGGAATGGGCAACGCACGCAACTGCATTAATGTGCTATCGAGCCACGTCGTCGTCGCCTGCGCCGGCGGCACCGGTACCATTTCGGAGATTGCCCTGGCGCTTAAAAGCGGCCGACCGGTGATTCTGTTGAATTTTAAAGTTCAGGAAATGTTTCAACGCTATCTGAATGCCGGCGAGCTGTTTACCGTTCAGACACCCCACGAAGTCATCGCCCAAATGGAGTCGCTATTCCCTCAAAAATAAAGGCACGGGTTAATCATCGAATATGCCTTTTTGCAGCAAAGTGCGGGCGAGCTTCAGATCATCTGGATGGGTGATCTTTATATTGCTGCGACTGCCGGGTATGATGCTAACCTTTACGCCCATGCGCTCCACAAGGGAGGCGTCATCGGTACCGCTGAAGCCGTCCTGTGCGGCAGTTGCATGGGCCTTTTTGATCATTTTCAATTCAAAGGCCTGTGGGGTTTGCGCCAACCATAGGGTATCGCGCTGCCGGGTCCTGACGATTTCATTTTTGGAATTGACCTGTTTAACCGTATCGAATGCCGGCAGACCCAGAATACAGGCGCCTTTTTCGTGAGCACCTTCAATACAGGCCAGCAGATGTTGCTGGCGCACAAAGGGTCGCACCCCATCATGAATTAAAACAATGCCATCATCGTTTTTGATCGCTTTGAGGCCGTTGTACACCGAATCCTGTCTTCGTTCTCCACCGCTGACAAGGTGCGTCCTTTTTACCAATTGGGCATCGGATAATATTTCTTGGCGACAGAATTCGATATCTTCGGCAGGCACCGCCAAAATGATTTGATCGATGCCCTCACAGCGGTTGAATGCCGTCAGAGTGTGGGCCAAGATGGGCTTACCGGCCAGAACCATGTACTGTTTGCGCATGCTGTCTTGCATGCGTAAGCCCTTCCCCGCGGCGACAATTATTGCATAAACTGTTGCATTCATTATACGATTTGGAGCTTTCGGTTCTGTTTGTTGATATAATCTGTTTAAGCAGCTTAATCAGGTTTGCCGGTTACCCGTTTAGCCGGTTAAACCCGTTAGAAAGGCTGAATAGGTGCGATCATAAACCGGGTAAGGGGTTAACCCACCGTAGGCGGACAAGCGGGCAACGGGCTCAACCCATTATTTTAAATAACTTAATGCTTCTGGCAGCGGCACGCCCTTGCCCATGGTATCTTCACCGTAATTTACGCTGGCAAGAATTTCGATATCCGTTAAGGTGCGCACATCCCCTTCGAAAATGACCTGATCAAGTTTTTCCTTTTGAATCTTACCACCCGCCCACTGAAGATCCAGGACGCTGCTGGCATCAAACCGATCCGATCCAACACACAGCTCCACCTGCCCGCCGTAATGTTGCACAATTTTAGCGACCAGCAAACAGGGTCGACTGTGAAACCCTAGTTTAACCGGAACGCCAACTTTAATCGATGAGCGCTCAATATTGACATTGAGTATTTTCTGGGCCAAATCAATTCCGCTGGTTAGAAAATGGCAGGCATAGTACAGGCCGTAGTTTATCGTCCGATCCAGCAGTGTTCTGGGATTCACCAGTTTGGACAGTCTCACCTGAACTTTTTTGTAAATCCTTTTGTAGCCAGCCTCATACAGATGTCGTTCGTAAAAATGAAGCAGACGACCGATCATTTGGAGAAGATGCAAAACGACTGAAAAATATCCCCGCAGCTGTTTGAGTTCACGATTGCCGAATCTGAATCCTCCGTGGATAACATAGGTGTCGAAAGAAGATTGCAGATTGTGCACCAGCATTTCGTAACGCCTGATCTCAACCTCATTGACCCTTTCGGGTACAAGGGTCAAAATTTCTTTATAAGGATAAGGATCATAAAATTTGAGCTGATCAAAACTCTTGGCAATATTGAGAAACTCACTTGAGATTTTAACGATATTTTTTTTCTGCTGATCCTTGTCCTTATCATCGATATCATAGTCAAGCATTTGCTGGGTAACGACACTTGGAAAATCAGCAGCTATATATCTCTCTTTTGGTATCGGGATCTGCAGTCTTTGGGCTTCCTTCATTATGACCGGAGCCATTTTCATTAAAGCGCTGTTTAAAAAATCAAGCGTTGTATCACCCTGTCCAGGGAATTCGCCGACATCTGCCAGGTCATAAAACACGAGTCGATTGGAAATGTGTTTTTGAAAATTAGCGGCCAAACTGATGTGACGAACAGCCGCAGACAGTTCCCGGTAAAAGTACCAGTTCTCGTTGTTTTTAGCGCCGTGGAAATCGAGAAAATCTTCCAGCAGCATTGAAGTTGAGATGAGCGTCGAATAAAGCTTCTGCGTAAAAGCTGTCGTGAGGCGGTCAACACCTGTAATGTAGTGGCAGCATTTCAAATAATCATTGGAAAAAATGCGCACCTTTTCAGCAAAAGACTCCTCAACTGCCGACGCTGTTTTTTTCATTGATAAGGGTTATTCCTTTTTAAGAAGAGGTCCATAACAAAGAATGCCAACACCAGTACTGTTGGCCTCAATCTATTGCATTTATAAACCTGTTATAAAACATAACGGTCAGAGCAGTCCATAAGCCGAATTCTGTTCCCGGATCGGGTTACCCCTGCCGGGTAACGATCATTCATCTGAGGGTGCCGGTTGCCCGACACCTCTTGCGACCTACCCGGAAGCTTGGGCGGGCAACCCTCAAACGCTCCCCTATTTGGTCTTGCACCGGGTGGGGTTTGCCAAGCTTTCCCGGTCGCCCGGGAAACTGGTGCGCTCTTACCGCACCGTTTCACCCTTACCCGGAACCAAACGTTACCGCTTGATTCCAGGCGGTATACTTTCTGTTGCACTTTCCTTCGCGTTACCGCGACTCCACGTTATGGAGCACCCTGCCCTACGGTGTTCGGACTTTCCTCCGGATTGCTCACAATCCAGCGATCGTTTGGCCTACTCTGACCGTTTATCGATATTTTTCCAGTAAATCAGTCTCTGACAAATTGGACATTTTGTCAAATGGTCACCGCGCTGCAGTTCATTGTACATCTGCGGCGGGATATTCATATGACACCCCTGGCAAACAGCATCGATAACAGCGACAATGCCCACTGCATTGCTTTGATTCGATTTTACCTGCTGATACGTCCTCAGCAATGCGGCATCAATATTTGTGGTTAGGGTTTTCAATTCTGTATCGAGGTTTTCGATATGCTGTTTATCTTGTTGGGTCTTTTTAACAATGATATCTTTTTCACGATTAAGCTGGGCCTGAAGTTCATCATATTCTTTCATTTTCGCCTTAAGTAAATTTTCCGCTTCTTCGATGCGGTCTAAAATTTCGATCATATCATCTTCTATGGCTGAATTTTTATCTTTTATATCATCAATTTCCTTTAACGATGATTGATACTCTTTGTTGGTTTTAACAGAACTGAGTTTGGCCTCACTTTTTTTGATGCTGTCAAGATTCAAGCGCACATCTGATTCATAGCTGCGGTATTTTTGATTCAATTCTTCAATGACCGCTTGTTGTTCCTCGATGACATTTTTGAAATCAAGCAGCTCTTTATCGAGATCAGCTATGCGTTGATCGACATTGCTTAAATTGGCTTCAAGGTTGTGG
The sequence above is drawn from the Desulfobacterales bacterium genome and encodes:
- a CDS encoding FAD-dependent oxidoreductase codes for the protein MQDTSQMDPRQSEMASQAYLQQLKATFDQLPNDIPLYLFTAKGHEDVFTHANREVIRAFRQLTDKITLREHDMDHELAKKWNVTHSPTLVIAPEKFAIHWLGAPMGEEARTFLEILILIGLGQSQLSDQALKVLNKIDADRHIKIFVSPTCPYCPQQAINAVKAAIEMPDKISVEIIDIQSEPELADQYSAQSVPQAYANDVLIGQGAQPEEVFILSLEKLEAQTIFIPDSDAELVETDLLIVGGGPAGLTAGIYAVRSGLRTAIVERDALGGQVATTPIVENYPGFTSVGGKSLVDIMVSHALQYVQIFQGEAVVEIKSGPPFSVKTNRRQFNTKTVLLATGASHRHLNIRGEKRLAGRGVSYCSTCDGPLFKNKKVVMVGGGNSAVTEALHLFHMGIDVTLIHRRDKLRAQEFLAQQLFDNNIPVLWDTEVKEIRGEERVSEVLLVNNKTDEKTEFKTDGVFIAIGYEPAVELAETFGLKINEDGYIQQDGKHRTSIPGIYSAGDVEGGYKQIVTASGQGAEAAMTIFEDLINPYWLDGKQN
- a CDS encoding C4-type zinc ribbon domain-containing protein → MSNITKNEIKNLVNLQQIELEIHNLEANLSNVDQRIADLDKELLDFKNVIEEQQAVIEELNQKYRSYESDVRLNLDSIKKSEAKLSSVKTNKEYQSSLKEIDDIKDKNSAIEDDMIEILDRIEEAENLLKAKMKEYDELQAQLNREKDIIVKKTQQDKQHIENLDTELKTLTTNIDAALLRTYQQVKSNQSNAVGIVAVIDAVCQGCHMNIPPQMYNELQRGDHLTKCPICQRLIYWKNIDKRSE
- a CDS encoding TIGR00725 family protein produces the protein MVGVMGGGSVDHETGQSAYQLGSLIAARGWILLNGGRDAGVMAASAKGARENGGVTVGILPDETTRGASPFIQIPILTGMGNARNCINVLSSHVVVACAGGTGTISEIALALKSGRPVILLNFKVQEMFQRYLNAGELFTVQTPHEVIAQMESLFPQK
- a CDS encoding HPr family phosphocarrier protein, giving the protein MKKTASAVEESFAEKVRIFSNDYLKCCHYITGVDRLTTAFTQKLYSTLISTSMLLEDFLDFHGAKNNENWYFYRELSAAVRHISLAANFQKHISNRLVFYDLADVGEFPGQGDTTLDFLNSALMKMAPVIMKEAQRLQIPIPKERYIAADFPSVVTQQMLDYDIDDKDKDQQKKNIVKISSEFLNIAKSFDQLKFYDPYPYKEILTLVPERVNEVEIRRYEMLVHNLQSSFDTYVIHGGFRFGNRELKQLRGYFSVVLHLLQMIGRLLHFYERHLYEAGYKRIYKKVQVRLSKLVNPRTLLDRTINYGLYYACHFLTSGIDLAQKILNVNIERSSIKVGVPVKLGFHSRPCLLVAKIVQHYGGQVELCVGSDRFDASSVLDLQWAGGKIQKEKLDQVIFEGDVRTLTDIEILASVNYGEDTMGKGVPLPEALSYLK
- the ispD gene encoding 2-C-methyl-D-erythritol 4-phosphate cytidylyltransferase, whose translation is MNATVYAIIVAAGKGLRMQDSMRKQYMVLAGKPILAHTLTAFNRCEGIDQIILAVPAEDIEFCRQEILSDAQLVKRTHLVSGGERRQDSVYNGLKAIKNDDGIVLIHDGVRPFVRQQHLLACIEGAHEKGACILGLPAFDTVKQVNSKNEIVRTRQRDTLWLAQTPQAFELKMIKKAHATAAQDGFSGTDDASLVERMGVKVSIIPGSRSNIKITHPDDLKLARTLLQKGIFDD
- a CDS encoding mechanosensitive ion channel, whose amino-acid sequence is MQHNLTKISFLVTFISIGLLLVLAEIQAQQSTPATVATATSKSLTIDALKNRRAAIDKMTDIDATLKAESLKFLDNAMADLKLADGFNTKAQNLSQQIKTAPGRLKILRQELRKPLPTIEQIKNKAQQMDTAALEQKRNLEEADLAKEKGKLQELNDRLTAEKNTINQASEKMVDATRRLNELQADLTTLNDVAEDDIGNYTRMLSLRSEREKLRAESEFNELRKQSHNLLVELFGMEIDVAQKAVQSRSTLLSVWQAEVQQRRQQEAAQSRQDAQDAMGLTQTLPKMIQDQFDLNIELSTELEEITREEATLIQRYEDYQARLNALETDLATIKKRFELTQLSETMGLAMRKKRLNLPSADLYIADVEARESRMSEISEKLIDLDEMLREFSSPTALVQRLVGSVSFLSDVDRQSFDLKIQELIANRVEILEKLKSGYNRIFRLLQDIEFTTQTIVVTTKNFGEFLDRHLLWIRSSKSLSPNDLLNVKNAIGWFFGPDGWRQNWQDLRRSLQRHWFLWSIGIIIALVLVLARQREVGKISEINASVQQHPLQDSISLTLKVLWLTVLLATVWPFIMAFPAFVITKLAQTQPHTRGAAGGLLEAAKSLFVLGLAYHICRKDGLAQVHFRWNESVRKTLRQNLNWSIPIIVGFSFIVAGMAEIPEIESGDVLAKIALVFISAATAIFFARILRFKGGITSLLIQKYPKNWLTRLRYVWYPLMIAVPVVTIYLAVQGYYYSALEIHHLIRLTAALAFGLVVFNALVLRLLMLTRRQIALKKARLAQQLLKEKSSGQDSDSTTATTDAEPSPLMQSTIDMGTIDDQTRALIKTVIFILAVAGLWNIWAPVFPALGILQNVTLWSYTTVIDGVSQLQAITLADVVVGVIIITITIIAVRNLPGLLEMILLNRLPLDPGARYAYAAISRYTLTAVGAVIALNTLGIRWSSLQWLVAALGVGIGFGLQEIIANFICGLIILFERPIRVGDIVTVGTTDGVVTKIRIR